One window of the Flavobacteriaceae bacterium YJPT1-3 genome contains the following:
- the bshC gene encoding bacillithiol biosynthesis cysteine-adding enzyme BshC: MTKTSIPYRDTGYFSSLINDYLDQKEELKSFYHRFPKLESFKDQIKEKSAAFSTAHRKVLADALITQYEHLDDKERCLTQIESLRQENTFTVTTGHQLNLFTGPLYFLYKIISAINLAKQLQEEYTDYHFVPIYWMASEDHDFEEINFFNFEGKKVQWNRQASGPVGELNTQGLEEVYEQFCAQLGSSPMAQELCTLFEQGYLKHDNLTAATRTIAHQLFKEYGLVIVDGNDRSLKEVFVPLVKKELEEQIAHREVTDTTKRLTDLGYSEQVHPREINLFYIKKGLRERILKKDDAFYVNETELRFTQDELWQELEQYPERFSPNALLRPLYQEVILPNLCYIGGGGELAYWFQLKDYFGAVEVPFPILLLRNSALLRTAKQKQKADRLDVSLKQLFLKRNDLINQKIRVISNIDINFAPQKEHLIQQFEALYALAEKTDASFLGAVKAQEVKQLKGLDHLEHRLLKAQKRKLSDQVERLAALQEDLFPRQSLQERTTNFADFYKEYGSTLITQLRQSLDPLELQFTVITFDH, translated from the coding sequence ATGACTAAAACAAGCATTCCTTATCGAGACACCGGCTATTTTTCAAGCCTTATCAACGATTATCTCGATCAAAAGGAAGAATTGAAATCTTTCTACCATCGTTTCCCCAAACTGGAGTCTTTTAAAGACCAGATTAAAGAAAAGTCCGCTGCCTTTAGCACTGCTCATCGTAAGGTCCTTGCGGATGCCTTGATCACCCAATACGAGCATCTGGATGATAAAGAACGGTGTTTGACTCAGATAGAATCCTTACGCCAAGAGAATACCTTTACGGTGACCACGGGTCACCAGCTCAATCTCTTTACGGGTCCCTTGTATTTTCTATACAAGATTATTTCAGCCATTAATTTGGCGAAGCAACTTCAAGAGGAGTATACCGACTATCACTTCGTACCCATCTATTGGATGGCTTCAGAAGATCATGATTTTGAGGAGATCAATTTTTTCAATTTCGAAGGGAAAAAGGTCCAATGGAATCGACAGGCTTCCGGTCCCGTGGGAGAATTGAATACTCAGGGACTGGAGGAGGTGTACGAGCAGTTTTGTGCGCAACTGGGGAGTAGCCCCATGGCCCAGGAGCTTTGTACTCTTTTTGAGCAGGGCTACCTGAAACACGATAATCTCACTGCGGCCACCCGAACCATTGCCCATCAATTGTTTAAAGAATACGGTCTGGTTATCGTTGATGGTAACGATCGATCATTGAAAGAGGTCTTTGTGCCGTTGGTCAAGAAAGAATTGGAGGAACAGATCGCCCACCGGGAGGTCACAGACACCACTAAGCGATTGACCGATTTGGGGTATTCAGAACAAGTACATCCTCGGGAAATCAATCTTTTCTATATTAAAAAAGGACTGCGGGAGCGCATCCTGAAAAAGGACGATGCCTTTTACGTCAATGAAACTGAACTGCGATTTACGCAGGATGAACTTTGGCAAGAACTGGAGCAGTATCCGGAACGATTTTCTCCCAATGCCTTGCTCAGGCCGCTTTATCAGGAAGTGATCCTGCCCAATCTCTGCTACATAGGTGGAGGTGGAGAGTTGGCTTATTGGTTTCAATTAAAGGATTATTTCGGGGCAGTTGAGGTTCCATTTCCCATTCTGTTGCTGCGAAACTCAGCGCTATTGCGAACAGCCAAGCAGAAACAAAAGGCCGATCGGCTGGACGTAAGCTTAAAACAGTTGTTCTTAAAGCGGAATGATCTGATCAATCAGAAAATACGGGTCATTTCCAATATTGACATTAACTTCGCACCGCAAAAGGAGCATTTGATCCAACAATTTGAAGCCTTGTATGCGCTGGCTGAAAAAACAGACGCCTCCTTCCTGGGGGCCGTCAAGGCTCAGGAAGTGAAGCAGCTCAAAGGGCTGGATCATCTGGAACACCGTCTACTCAAGGCTCAAAAGCGTAAATTGAGTGATCAGGTGGAACGATTGGCCGCTTTGCAAGAAGATCTGTTTCCACGTCAGAGTCTGCAAGAGCGCACTACCAATTTCGCTGATTTTTACAAAGAGTACGGATCGACACTGATCACCCAGCTACGGCAATCTCTCGATCCGCTGGAATTGCAGTTCACCGTGATCACCTTTGACCACTAA
- a CDS encoding M14 family metallopeptidase, whose translation MYRTLFLLPLLLVSFLLTAQTVQKPAEFLGYEIGAQFSRHADVVGYFTHVAENSEWVTYQEYGKTNERRPLTYAIVTSPQNHAALETLRKNHLGQIGILEGAFAKADKAVVWLSYNVHGNEASSTEAAMNTLYKLITEKQDWLQNTIVIMDPCINPDGRDRYANWYNQVKATPYDVDPQAAEHNEPWPGGRPNHYLFDLNRDWAWASQVESQQRLKIYNQWLPHVHVDFHEQGINEPYYFAPAAEPFHEVITDFQRDFQTEIGQNHARYFDQEGWLFFTKERFDLLYPSYGDTYPTFLGAIGMTYEQAGHGRAGLGIRTDEGYILTLKDRVAHHTTTGLSTVEVASRNVDRLNTEFQKFYSNTNSKYKSFVLTGNQDNMDALTELLDRHQIKYGYTGKGKTSGYRYTDKASNALSYDQALVVSTNQPKGTMVKVLFEPDAQLSNPLTYDITAWSLPHAFGLDAVASSSLVSAKSAPSKMGLQNSPNPSGAGYLSKWDSMDDARFLAALLKADIKVRMTERPLTSNGQSFERGSLIITKSDNRSREDFDQMVMDIANKHQRKLTVAQTSFSTAGPDFGSPDIKLINAPSIAMLKGDYVSSLGYGATWHYLEQQLHYPVTSIDTDDFKRTDLSKYNILIMPNGYYGGYLDETAMQKVTEFLRRGGKVIAVDNALSAFSGKDGFGLTPNENAPDDKTKTKENEDLIPYAEREKDNVKNLITGSIFKTQLDNTHPLAFGYGGTYYSLKLGSDSYAYLDNGFNVAYIKGDPQSVAGFAGADAKAKLSNSLVFGEQRVGRGSIIYMVDDPLFRAFWENGKLFFANALFMVNNDVARL comes from the coding sequence ATGTACCGCACTCTCTTTCTACTCCCACTGCTCTTAGTGAGCTTTTTACTTACCGCTCAAACCGTTCAAAAACCCGCAGAATTTTTAGGGTATGAAATCGGGGCTCAATTCTCCCGCCACGCTGATGTTGTTGGTTATTTTACGCATGTTGCTGAGAATAGCGAATGGGTGACCTATCAGGAATACGGCAAGACCAACGAACGTAGGCCCCTTACCTACGCCATAGTAACCAGTCCGCAGAATCACGCCGCCCTGGAAACGCTACGTAAGAATCATCTGGGGCAAATTGGTATCCTGGAGGGCGCTTTCGCGAAAGCGGATAAAGCCGTCGTCTGGCTAAGCTACAATGTGCATGGCAACGAGGCTTCAAGTACAGAGGCTGCCATGAATACGCTTTATAAACTAATCACCGAAAAACAAGACTGGTTACAAAACACCATCGTCATTATGGATCCCTGCATCAACCCGGATGGACGCGACCGCTACGCCAACTGGTACAATCAGGTGAAGGCTACCCCTTACGATGTCGATCCTCAGGCAGCAGAACACAACGAACCCTGGCCGGGAGGGCGCCCCAACCATTACCTTTTCGATCTGAACCGCGATTGGGCCTGGGCCTCTCAAGTGGAGAGTCAGCAACGTCTAAAAATTTACAATCAATGGTTGCCTCATGTTCATGTCGATTTTCACGAACAAGGCATTAATGAACCTTATTATTTTGCCCCGGCAGCGGAGCCTTTTCACGAGGTGATCACCGATTTTCAGCGTGACTTTCAAACGGAGATCGGTCAGAACCACGCCCGCTATTTTGATCAGGAAGGCTGGCTTTTCTTTACCAAAGAACGCTTTGATCTCCTCTATCCCAGCTATGGAGATACCTACCCTACCTTTTTAGGGGCGATCGGAATGACCTATGAACAGGCAGGGCACGGCCGTGCAGGACTAGGCATACGAACGGATGAAGGGTACATCCTCACCCTGAAAGACCGGGTAGCCCACCATACCACCACCGGATTATCCACTGTAGAAGTAGCCAGTCGCAATGTAGACCGGTTGAATACCGAATTTCAAAAATTCTACAGCAATACAAATAGCAAATACAAGAGCTTTGTATTGACCGGCAACCAGGACAATATGGATGCCTTGACCGAGCTGTTGGACCGTCATCAAATCAAGTACGGGTATACCGGCAAAGGGAAGACCTCTGGTTACCGCTATACCGATAAGGCCTCTAATGCCCTGTCTTACGATCAGGCTCTGGTTGTGAGTACCAATCAACCTAAGGGAACCATGGTCAAAGTACTCTTTGAGCCGGATGCCCAATTGAGTAATCCACTGACCTATGACATTACCGCCTGGAGTCTACCCCATGCTTTTGGTCTAGATGCTGTGGCCAGCAGCAGTCTGGTGTCGGCCAAGTCTGCACCTAGCAAAATGGGCCTACAAAACAGTCCTAACCCCAGTGGCGCCGGCTACCTCTCTAAATGGGACAGCATGGACGATGCCCGTTTTCTGGCCGCCTTGCTCAAAGCGGATATCAAAGTACGGATGACGGAGCGCCCGTTGACCAGCAACGGACAATCCTTTGAGCGCGGCTCACTTATCATCACCAAGAGTGATAATCGTTCTCGAGAAGACTTTGACCAGATGGTCATGGATATCGCCAACAAGCACCAAAGAAAATTAACCGTTGCCCAGACCAGTTTTTCCACTGCCGGACCCGATTTTGGTTCGCCGGACATCAAGCTGATCAATGCGCCTTCTATTGCGATGCTTAAAGGAGACTATGTAAGTTCGTTAGGCTATGGGGCGACCTGGCATTATTTGGAGCAGCAACTCCATTATCCGGTCACATCTATCGATACGGATGATTTCAAACGCACCGATCTGTCGAAATACAACATCCTCATCATGCCGAATGGCTACTACGGAGGCTATTTGGATGAGACAGCCATGCAAAAAGTAACTGAATTCCTGCGCCGTGGGGGCAAAGTGATCGCTGTAGACAATGCCCTAAGCGCCTTTTCCGGAAAGGATGGATTTGGACTTACACCAAATGAAAACGCTCCGGACGATAAGACCAAAACTAAAGAGAACGAAGACTTAATTCCTTATGCGGAACGGGAAAAGGACAATGTTAAAAATCTGATCACCGGAAGCATCTTTAAAACCCAACTGGACAATACCCATCCTCTAGCGTTTGGGTATGGAGGCACCTACTACAGCCTCAAGTTGGGCAGTGATTCCTATGCTTATCTGGACAATGGTTTCAATGTAGCCTACATCAAAGGAGATCCTCAAAGTGTAGCCGGTTTTGCCGGGGCCGATGCCAAGGCCAAATTATCGAATTCTTTGGTGTTTGGAGAGCAGCGCGTGGGTCGAGGCAGTATCATTTATATGGTTGACGACCCGTTATTTAGGGCTTTCTGGGAAAACGGTAAGCTCTTTTTTGCCAACGCTCTTTTTATGGTGAATAATGATGTAGCCCGCTTGTAA
- a CDS encoding mechanosensitive ion channel has product MSPLELKIIESLVALMVLLLVRYAAARLIVRRYRNANFDITRKELTIKLINVLFFVILGFGLAGIWGLTGAQIFAYITSVLTILGVAFFAQWSLLSNITSGLILFFNHPMKLGDYIEIVDKDFPMEGRVENITLFFLHLRNKDNQVYTLSNSMVVQKTMRIMAPDEIEELLKEQEEEEENTANID; this is encoded by the coding sequence GTGAGTCCGCTGGAACTAAAAATCATTGAAAGTCTAGTAGCCCTAATGGTGCTTCTTTTGGTGCGTTATGCGGCGGCCCGACTCATCGTACGTCGTTATCGCAATGCCAATTTTGACATTACCCGTAAAGAACTGACCATCAAACTCATCAACGTCCTCTTTTTTGTGATCCTGGGGTTTGGATTGGCCGGGATATGGGGACTTACCGGAGCTCAGATCTTTGCGTATATCACTTCGGTGTTGACCATTCTTGGAGTGGCTTTTTTTGCACAATGGTCCTTACTAAGCAACATCACCTCCGGGTTGATTTTATTCTTTAACCATCCCATGAAACTGGGCGATTATATTGAGATCGTCGATAAAGATTTCCCTATGGAAGGGCGAGTGGAAAACATTACCTTGTTCTTTCTTCACTTACGCAACAAAGACAATCAGGTGTATACCTTGTCCAATTCGATGGTGGTCCAGAAAACCATGCGCATTATGGCGCCTGATGAAATAGAAGAGCTTTTGAAAGAACAGGAAGAGGAAGAGGAGAATACCGCCAACATTGATTAA
- a CDS encoding pitrilysin family protein encodes MIKITFRLTLLMLLALGCTQKQDPSADASFQVAFEEYTLDNGLQVILHEDHSDPVVAVALTAHVGSAREKEGRTGFAHLFEHLLFLESENLGKGGLDQLSARVGGSGANGSTSRDRTNYFQTVPKDALEKMIWAEADKLGYFINTVTEPVLAKEKQVVKNEKRQGVDNRPYGHQRYVTGKNLYPKDHPYNWQVIGSLEDLQNATLEDVKEFYRQWYVPNNVTLTIAGDFDPEQAKAWVENYFGEIPAGEPIAPLEKRIPTLAETKNLYYEDNFARLPQLNMTWPSVYEYHPDSYPLSVLATYLAEGKEAPLYEVLVAENQFTSQVNAFQFGSEMAGEFIIQVRANTGVDLDSVKTGIDQAFAQFIKEGIPEADLNRIKAQQESAFYNQLSSVLGKGFQLAQYQIFAGDPGYINEDVQKILDVTPEDVKRVFNEYIYNKPYVATSFVPQGKQDLALSGAQEAQVVEEAIVANAEEEVDPNVEASYEPTPSSFDRSQEPPYGASPDLSLPDLWTATLTNGLALYGTYTDEVPMVNFEWSFRGGQLLETKEKAGITTLMAELMDKGTATKTPAELEAALAVLGASIYIVPQQEQLSIRGSTLAKNYDQTMDLLQELLLQPRWDEEEFNLAKQKILTSLEQQQSSPLSLADLAFAKAIYGDDHILSSNIFGTPESIAQLSLEAVKQHFETTLVPNESSLHLVGPLNESRAKEPFADLSSYWSNRSLEIPAFPEPQAPESPIIYFVDVPEAKQSQLRFGYPALAATHPDFYPATIMNYRLGGGGFASELTQQLREGKGYTYGIRSRFEGSRLKGPFEISSGVRTNVTYESTALIKEILTNYGPDFDENDLEITQGFLLKSGARAFETPGAKLNYLRDISQLGYEPDYLIERQEEVKAMTVARIQELARQYLNPNRMYYIIVGDANTQFDRLSELGLGTPVKMDEALAPLE; translated from the coding sequence ATGATCAAAATTACATTCCGATTAACGCTTTTGATGCTTCTAGCACTGGGCTGTACCCAAAAACAAGACCCCTCCGCCGATGCAAGCTTTCAGGTAGCTTTTGAAGAGTATACACTCGACAATGGCCTACAGGTCATTCTGCATGAGGATCATTCAGACCCGGTGGTTGCTGTAGCCCTGACGGCTCACGTGGGCTCGGCACGAGAAAAAGAAGGTCGAACCGGTTTTGCCCATCTTTTTGAGCATTTGCTCTTTTTAGAATCTGAAAATCTGGGAAAAGGCGGACTGGATCAATTAAGTGCCCGGGTGGGCGGTTCCGGTGCCAATGGTTCTACCAGCCGCGATCGCACCAATTATTTCCAAACGGTTCCCAAAGATGCTCTGGAAAAAATGATCTGGGCCGAAGCGGATAAGCTGGGATATTTTATCAATACGGTAACCGAACCGGTACTGGCCAAAGAAAAGCAAGTGGTCAAGAACGAAAAAAGACAAGGTGTGGATAACAGGCCCTATGGTCATCAACGCTACGTCACCGGAAAAAATCTCTATCCTAAGGATCATCCATACAACTGGCAGGTGATCGGCTCCTTAGAGGATTTACAAAATGCCACGCTGGAAGATGTTAAGGAATTCTATCGCCAATGGTATGTCCCCAACAATGTCACCCTCACCATCGCCGGAGATTTCGATCCCGAGCAGGCCAAAGCATGGGTAGAGAACTATTTTGGGGAGATCCCAGCAGGCGAACCGATAGCACCTCTAGAAAAACGCATTCCCACCCTGGCAGAGACCAAGAATTTGTACTACGAAGATAATTTCGCCCGACTGCCCCAGCTCAATATGACCTGGCCATCGGTCTATGAGTACCATCCGGACAGCTATCCGCTTAGCGTGCTGGCTACCTACCTCGCTGAAGGCAAAGAAGCACCCTTGTATGAGGTCCTCGTTGCAGAAAATCAATTCACCTCTCAAGTGAATGCCTTTCAGTTTGGTTCTGAAATGGCCGGCGAATTCATCATTCAGGTTCGAGCCAATACCGGAGTGGACCTGGACAGCGTAAAGACTGGAATTGATCAGGCTTTCGCTCAATTCATAAAAGAGGGTATCCCGGAAGCCGATCTCAATCGCATTAAAGCCCAACAAGAAAGTGCCTTCTACAACCAGCTCTCCAGCGTTCTCGGTAAGGGCTTTCAACTTGCCCAGTATCAAATTTTCGCAGGAGATCCGGGCTACATCAATGAAGATGTTCAAAAAATTCTGGACGTCACCCCAGAGGATGTCAAACGGGTATTTAATGAATACATCTATAACAAGCCCTATGTTGCTACGAGTTTCGTTCCTCAGGGAAAGCAAGATCTAGCCCTCTCCGGGGCTCAGGAAGCCCAGGTTGTGGAAGAAGCCATCGTAGCCAATGCAGAAGAAGAAGTCGATCCTAATGTGGAAGCCAGTTACGAACCAACTCCCTCCAGTTTCGACCGTAGTCAGGAACCTCCCTATGGAGCAAGTCCGGACTTGTCCTTACCTGATCTTTGGACCGCTACACTAACCAACGGACTTGCCCTCTACGGCACGTATACGGATGAAGTGCCTATGGTCAATTTTGAATGGAGCTTCCGTGGCGGACAGCTTTTGGAGACTAAGGAAAAGGCAGGCATCACCACCCTAATGGCAGAATTGATGGATAAAGGAACAGCCACAAAAACTCCGGCTGAACTCGAAGCAGCTCTGGCTGTTCTTGGTGCCTCCATCTATATCGTTCCGCAACAAGAACAGCTGAGCATTCGCGGAAGCACCCTGGCCAAAAACTATGATCAGACGATGGATCTGCTGCAAGAGCTGCTGTTGCAACCCCGATGGGATGAAGAAGAATTTAACCTGGCCAAGCAGAAGATACTGACTTCATTGGAGCAGCAGCAATCCAGTCCGTTAAGTCTGGCGGATCTCGCTTTCGCGAAAGCGATCTATGGCGACGACCATATCTTATCCAGCAATATTTTTGGTACTCCCGAATCCATTGCACAGCTCAGCCTGGAAGCGGTAAAACAACATTTTGAAACCACGTTGGTGCCCAATGAAAGTAGTCTGCACCTGGTTGGACCTTTAAACGAAAGTCGGGCCAAAGAGCCATTCGCAGACCTCAGCAGTTATTGGTCTAATCGATCGCTGGAGATCCCCGCTTTTCCAGAACCTCAGGCCCCCGAGTCACCTATCATTTACTTTGTGGACGTACCTGAAGCCAAGCAAAGTCAGTTGCGCTTTGGTTATCCGGCCCTGGCGGCCACGCATCCGGACTTTTATCCGGCCACGATCATGAATTACCGTTTGGGCGGTGGAGGCTTCGCCAGCGAGCTCACCCAGCAATTGCGCGAAGGCAAAGGGTACACCTATGGCATTCGTTCCCGCTTTGAGGGCAGCCGACTAAAAGGCCCCTTTGAAATCAGCAGTGGCGTACGAACCAATGTGACCTATGAAAGCACCGCACTCATCAAAGAGATCTTAACGAATTACGGACCTGATTTTGATGAAAATGATCTGGAGATCACTCAGGGCTTTTTACTGAAAAGTGGAGCCAGAGCCTTTGAGACACCAGGTGCAAAACTGAACTATTTACGTGATATCAGTCAATTGGGTTACGAGCCGGATTATTTGATCGAACGGCAAGAAGAGGTGAAGGCGATGACGGTAGCGCGCATTCAGGAACTAGCCAGGCAGTATCTGAATCCTAACCGCATGTATTACATCATTGTTGGTGATGCCAACACCCAGTTCGATCGGCTTTCTGAATTGGGATTAGGCACTCCCGTAAAGATGGATGAAGCCTTAGCGCCTCTGGAATAG
- the rimO gene encoding 30S ribosomal protein S12 methylthiotransferase RimO, translating to MRTKSLKTNKINVVTLGCSKNVYDSEILMGQLRANDKEVVHEGEGNIVVINTCGFIDNAKEESVNTILDFVQRKEEGEVDKVFVTGCLSERYKPDLQKEIPNVDQYFGTTELPALLKALEADYKHELIGERVTTTPKNYAYLKIAEGCDRPCSFCAIPLMRGKHKSKPIEHLVTEAEKLAAKGVKELILIAQDLTYYGLDLYKKRELAALLRALVQVDGIEWIRLHYAFPTGFPMEVLEVMKEEPKVCNYLDIPLQHIADPILKSMRRGTTMAKTNALLERFRESVPEMAIRTTLIVGYPGETEADFELLKQWVKDQRFERLGCFTYSHEENTHAFHLEDDIPEEVKMERANEIMALQSQISWELNQQKIGQEFRVMIDRKEGNYFVGRTEYDSPDVDNEVLIDATQYYLKIGAFTTVEVTEAEDFDLYARPVGAAVLEKPKAALHQRRG from the coding sequence ATGCGTACCAAATCACTCAAAACGAATAAGATCAATGTAGTCACTCTGGGCTGTAGCAAAAATGTCTATGACAGTGAGATCCTGATGGGGCAGTTGCGTGCGAATGACAAAGAGGTCGTACATGAAGGGGAGGGAAACATTGTAGTGATCAACACCTGTGGCTTTATTGATAATGCCAAAGAAGAATCGGTCAATACCATCCTTGATTTTGTGCAGCGGAAGGAAGAAGGAGAGGTCGATAAGGTCTTTGTGACCGGCTGCCTTTCTGAGCGTTATAAACCGGACCTCCAAAAGGAAATTCCCAATGTAGATCAGTATTTCGGAACCACTGAACTACCGGCCTTATTGAAAGCGCTGGAAGCCGACTACAAACACGAATTGATCGGCGAGCGAGTGACCACCACGCCTAAGAATTACGCCTATCTCAAAATAGCCGAAGGCTGTGATCGTCCCTGTTCGTTTTGTGCCATTCCTTTGATGCGTGGGAAACATAAAAGCAAGCCCATCGAGCATCTGGTCACGGAAGCTGAAAAGCTGGCGGCCAAAGGAGTGAAAGAGCTCATCCTGATCGCTCAGGACCTGACTTACTACGGTTTGGATCTGTATAAAAAACGCGAACTGGCGGCCTTGTTGCGTGCTCTGGTTCAGGTGGATGGTATCGAATGGATACGATTGCATTATGCCTTCCCTACAGGCTTTCCGATGGAGGTGCTGGAGGTGATGAAAGAAGAACCTAAGGTGTGCAACTATTTAGACATTCCGTTGCAACACATCGCCGACCCGATCCTGAAATCGATGCGAAGAGGAACGACCATGGCGAAGACGAATGCCTTATTAGAACGCTTTCGCGAAAGCGTTCCTGAAATGGCCATACGAACCACCTTGATTGTGGGGTATCCGGGCGAAACGGAAGCTGACTTTGAATTGCTGAAACAATGGGTCAAAGACCAGCGTTTTGAACGCCTGGGCTGCTTTACCTATTCACACGAAGAAAATACTCATGCGTTTCATTTGGAAGATGACATTCCGGAAGAAGTGAAAATGGAACGGGCCAATGAGATCATGGCGCTGCAATCGCAAATTTCCTGGGAATTGAATCAACAGAAGATCGGGCAGGAATTCCGGGTAATGATCGATCGAAAAGAGGGCAATTATTTTGTGGGCAGAACCGAGTATGACAGTCCGGACGTCGACAATGAGGTGCTCATTGATGCTACCCAGTATTATCTGAAGATCGGGGCCTTTACCACTGTTGAAGTCACCGAAGCCGAAGATTTCGACCTTTATGCTCGTCCCGTGGGTGCCGCCGTTTTAGAAAAACCCAAAGCAGCATTACACCAACGCAGAGGTTAA
- a CDS encoding DUF2911 domain-containing protein, with the protein MLRGKLLLIMLLSISWCEAQWEVPRVSPRTLLQQDIGLTSITIDYSRPSARGRKVMGELVPYGRIWRVGANESTKMTISDTVWVMDHPLPPGTYALYAIPDRERWEVIVHDNTEHWGDGRTAYDPAEDRFRESLMPERLPFHQESFVITFDSLSHNHAVMQWRWEGTQISIPIRTNTQSQMLRSIEKVMSADPEGQTYYEAARFLQEQRLQPEQALEWLEKAQEKVGETYYIHRVRALVLAQLARYEEAIESAKRSKAMAHELGKDEFVRMNERSIAEWSRRQ; encoded by the coding sequence ATGCTTAGAGGAAAGCTCTTACTGATTATGCTGCTATCCATCAGTTGGTGTGAGGCCCAGTGGGAAGTACCCCGAGTGAGTCCGCGTACCTTGCTGCAGCAGGATATTGGTCTTACCTCCATTACCATCGATTACAGCAGACCAAGTGCCCGTGGAAGAAAAGTGATGGGCGAGTTGGTCCCTTACGGGCGTATCTGGCGCGTTGGAGCTAATGAAAGCACCAAAATGACAATTTCAGACACGGTCTGGGTCATGGACCATCCCTTGCCTCCGGGGACCTATGCGCTCTATGCCATTCCAGATCGGGAACGGTGGGAGGTCATCGTTCATGACAACACAGAACATTGGGGAGATGGTAGAACAGCCTATGATCCTGCGGAAGATCGCTTTCGCGAAAGCCTAATGCCAGAACGGCTTCCTTTTCATCAGGAAAGTTTTGTCATCACCTTTGACTCCTTGTCACACAATCATGCCGTCATGCAGTGGCGCTGGGAAGGTACACAGATCAGCATCCCGATTAGGACCAACACCCAAAGCCAAATGCTACGTTCCATAGAAAAGGTGATGTCCGCTGATCCAGAAGGACAAACCTACTACGAGGCGGCCCGATTTCTTCAAGAGCAGCGATTGCAGCCCGAACAAGCCCTGGAATGGCTGGAAAAAGCCCAGGAAAAAGTTGGGGAGACCTACTACATTCATCGGGTGCGGGCACTGGTTTTGGCTCAATTAGCCCGTTACGAAGAGGCTATTGAATCGGCCAAACGCTCTAAGGCTATGGCCCATGAGTTGGGTAAAGATGAATTTGTGCGTATGAACGAGCGCAGCATAGCCGAATGGAGCCGTAGGCAGTGA